One part of the Sporosarcina ureae genome encodes these proteins:
- the flhA gene encoding flagellar biosynthesis protein FlhA — protein MQFKDIGVLAAVIMIIAMLVIPLPPWLLSFLIIINITLGLMVLLTAMNMQEALQFSIFPSLLLLLTLFRLGLNVSTTRAILSEGNAGGVVDTFGTFVTGGNIIVGLVVFVILIIIQFIVITKGSERVSEVAARFTLDAMPGKQMSIDADLNAGMISDIEARTRREKVSNEADFYGAMDGATKFVKGDAIAGIIIVMINLLVGMIIGVVQMGLPFAEAALQFSTLTVGDGIVSQIPALLISTATGIVVTRAASEGNLGTDITNQLLGQPKLLYVAAITIFLLGLATPINDILTIPIAGALATGAFMMSRKKNEDPDELLEMEEDVETEGLKRPENVVDLLNVDPIEFEFGYGLIPLVDATQGGDLLDRVVMIRRQLAIELGLVIPVVRIRDNIQLQPNEYRIKIKGNEMARGELLLDHYLAMSPGGEDLIEGIDTVEPSFGLPAKWITEEAKEEAEIMGYTVVDPPSVVSTHLTEVIRANASDLLGRQETKQLVDHVHETYPILVDELTPTPLSIGEIQKVLAKLLNEQVSVRNLPIIFETLADYSKYTSDVDVLTEYARQSLARQITGQYVVGNEALKVLTVSGKVEKLIADSIQQTDQGNFLSIDPSQSQMILERIAQEVERVAMLDQSPVILCSPAIRMYLRQITERYFPQIPILSYNELEASVEVQSVGVVDI, from the coding sequence ATGCAGTTTAAAGATATTGGAGTACTCGCAGCGGTTATTATGATCATTGCGATGCTTGTCATCCCCTTACCACCTTGGTTATTAAGTTTCTTGATTATTATAAATATCACGCTTGGTTTAATGGTTTTACTGACTGCGATGAATATGCAAGAAGCACTTCAGTTTTCTATCTTTCCATCACTCTTGCTACTCCTTACATTATTCCGGTTAGGCCTTAACGTTTCTACAACACGTGCGATTCTTTCAGAAGGTAATGCAGGTGGAGTAGTCGATACATTCGGTACGTTCGTTACCGGGGGAAATATAATTGTTGGACTTGTGGTATTTGTTATTTTAATTATTATTCAATTTATTGTTATAACGAAAGGTTCGGAGCGTGTATCTGAAGTTGCTGCACGTTTTACACTTGATGCGATGCCAGGTAAGCAAATGAGTATTGATGCTGATCTAAACGCAGGAATGATTTCTGATATAGAGGCACGCACACGTCGTGAAAAAGTTAGTAATGAAGCCGATTTCTATGGTGCGATGGATGGTGCGACAAAATTCGTCAAAGGAGATGCGATTGCCGGAATTATCATCGTCATGATCAACTTGTTGGTCGGTATGATTATCGGTGTTGTGCAGATGGGCTTACCGTTTGCAGAAGCGGCTCTTCAATTCTCTACATTAACTGTAGGTGATGGAATTGTTTCTCAAATCCCTGCACTGTTAATATCTACAGCGACGGGTATCGTAGTTACACGAGCTGCATCAGAAGGAAACTTAGGTACGGACATTACGAATCAATTATTAGGTCAACCTAAACTACTTTATGTTGCTGCCATTACGATCTTTTTACTAGGTCTTGCCACTCCTATCAATGACATACTGACAATTCCAATTGCAGGCGCATTGGCAACGGGTGCGTTCATGATGTCACGTAAAAAAAATGAAGATCCAGATGAATTATTGGAAATGGAAGAAGATGTAGAAACAGAAGGATTGAAGAGACCAGAAAATGTCGTGGATCTTTTGAATGTCGATCCAATTGAATTTGAATTTGGCTACGGACTAATTCCTCTCGTAGATGCAACACAAGGCGGAGATTTATTGGATCGTGTCGTAATGATTCGTCGTCAGTTGGCAATAGAACTTGGTCTTGTAATTCCAGTTGTTCGTATCCGAGATAATATTCAATTACAACCAAATGAATATCGAATCAAGATTAAAGGAAATGAAATGGCCAGGGGAGAGCTCTTGTTAGATCATTATCTAGCGATGAGTCCTGGTGGCGAAGATTTGATAGAAGGAATCGATACTGTTGAACCTTCATTCGGATTGCCGGCAAAATGGATTACCGAAGAAGCGAAAGAGGAAGCGGAGATCATGGGCTACACAGTTGTGGATCCGCCAAGTGTTGTATCAACACACTTGACAGAAGTCATTCGTGCTAACGCATCCGACTTACTAGGACGTCAGGAAACGAAGCAACTTGTGGATCACGTTCATGAGACGTATCCGATTTTGGTTGATGAACTGACACCTACTCCACTATCGATTGGTGAGATTCAAAAAGTACTTGCTAAATTATTAAATGAACAAGTTTCTGTTCGTAATCTACCTATTATTTTCGAGACACTTGCAGACTATTCAAAGTATACTTCCGATGTCGATGTGCTGACAGAATATGCAAGACAATCATTAGCGCGTCAGATTACGGGGCAATACGTAGTAGGAAATGAAGCGTTAAAAGTTTTAACGGTATCCGGAAAAGTGGAGAAACTCATTGCGGATAGCATCCAACAGACTGATCAAGGGAACTTCTTGTCCATTGATCCATCACAATCTCAAATGATTTTGGAACGGATTGCGCAGGAAGTTGAACGGGTAGCTATGCTCGACCAGTCCCCTGTAATCTTATGTTCACCTGCAATTCGAATGTACTTGCGGCAAATCACAGAACGGTATTTTCCACAGATACCTATACTGTCCTATAATGAATTGGAAGCATCAGTGGAAGTTCAAAGTGTAGGG